The region AGATAATACCGCTTTTATATGAGAATAGTATCTATCCTTATCCTCTCCCCTGACCGCAAATACGGGTATACCATAAATAGAAACCAAAGCAGCAGCAACATCATCTTGGGTGCTTAAGGGATTAGAAGCACACAAGAATACCTCCGCTCCCCCATCCTTAAGCGTGCGCATTAGATTAGCGGTCTCAGTCGTAACATGAAGACATGCGCCAATTCTAATCCTACTTAAGGGCTTCTCTCTTAAGAACCGGTCTCTTATTACCTTGCGCAAAACGGGCATGTCCTTTTCCGCCCACTCGATCCTTCTTTTCCCTTCTTCCGCAAGGGATAGATCCTTCACATCATGATCCATCGTCTCAACCCCCTTAAAAAAGGCTCAGCTCACTGTCCTCCCGTTTAGTCTTTTCAACCCTATTATGAGCTTCTCTCAACGGCTTCGGTATCCTATAGCCATCGCAACAAGATAGAATCAGTTTTATCGCAATATCTAAGCTTATGCCATATCCCACAGATATAAAAAGAGGCTTAACCTTATCTCTCGTTCTCAACACCGCTCCTATTATCTCATCTTTGTCATATATATACGTATAGCTACCCTGTCTCACGCCCGGCTCCTTATACCTACCAAACAGATGAGACTTAGCACAACCAACGGTTGGAGCTCTCATATATACGCCGAAGTGAGTTGCTATCCCCATCCTTCTCGGATGAGCTATTCCAGCGCCATCAAGAAGCCAGACATCTGGCTTCTTAGTTAACTTTGATGCTGCCTCAAGAAGAAGTGGCATTTCTCTAAATGCAAGTAAACCGGGTATGTAGGGAAATTCTATTTTCCCCTTTACCCTGCTCTCCTCAAGCAAAATAAGATCAGGATATGAATAAAGTAGCATAACCGCATAACCAACGTCTCCTTTGTATGCAAGATCTGAAGCAGCTATATACTTGACCCTCAAGAGATTCACCTTATTCTTAAGATCCACCTTTTTCCTTAATTCACGCTGAAGCCGAATGGCTTCTTCCGGGGTTAAATCCCATCGATGC is a window of Synergistota bacterium DNA encoding:
- a CDS encoding adenosylhomocysteinase; its protein translation is MDHDVKDLSLAEEGKRRIEWAEKDMPVLRKVIRDRFLREKPLSRIRIGACLHVTTETANLMRTLKDGGAEVFLCASNPLSTQDDVAAALVSIYGIPVFAVRGEDKDRYYSHIKAVLS
- a CDS encoding endonuclease V: MHRWDLTPEEAIRLQRELRKKVDLKNKVNLLRVKYIAASDLAYKGDVGYAVMLLYSYPDLILLEESRVKGKIEFPYIPGLLAFREMPLLLEAASKLTKKPDVWLLDGAGIAHPRRMGIATHFGVYMRAPTVGCAKSHLFGRYKEPGVRQGSYTYIYDKDEIIGAVLRTRDKVKPLFISVGYGISLDIAIKLILSCCDGYRIPKPLREAHNRVEKTKREDSELSLF